From Methanoculleus oceani, a single genomic window includes:
- a CDS encoding HdeD family acid-resistance protein yields MVDAQFGTGSPESGAVTASPRWLVLLLGIIAILLGVLFFIYPVQTLTLLVTVLGFYWLFNGIVVFISLFQDTTGRGWKLLVSILGILAGILVLTYPLYSAILIPTVFAIIIGVEGLIIGAVYLVQGFSGEGWGTAILGILSIIFGLILIADPLIAAVGLVLLLAGFAIVGGIAAVILALRMPG; encoded by the coding sequence ATGGTTGACGCACAGTTCGGTACCGGCTCCCCTGAGTCCGGCGCCGTTACGGCTTCGCCACGCTGGCTCGTGCTGCTCCTCGGGATTATCGCGATCCTCCTTGGCGTCCTCTTCTTTATCTACCCCGTCCAGACGCTGACTCTCCTTGTCACCGTCCTCGGCTTTTACTGGCTGTTCAACGGTATCGTCGTGTTCATCAGTCTGTTCCAGGATACAACCGGACGGGGCTGGAAGTTGCTCGTCAGTATCCTCGGCATCCTCGCAGGAATCCTCGTGCTCACCTATCCTCTCTACAGCGCCATTCTCATCCCGACCGTCTTTGCCATCATCATCGGAGTGGAGGGGCTGATCATCGGGGCGGTCTACCTGGTGCAGGGGTTCTCCGGCGAAGGGTGGGGAACGGCGATTCTCGGCATCTTAAGCATCATTTTCGGGCTGATCCTGATCGCAGACCCGCTCATCGCCGCCGTCGGCCTGGTGCTGCTCCTTGCGGGATTCGCCATCGTCGGCGGGATCGCGGCCGTCATCCTTGCTCTCCGGATGCCGGGGTGA
- a CDS encoding esterase/lipase family protein has product MDEPLLAGRRRDTIRMNHRCPAVLVHGWRSHPGIWNRLTPGLTEAAVPFWRFDHTAMQSAGTETIALALRDYIHEKREETGYDGPVDIVCHSMGTCIARYLLEVLDGDDREEQVRLLVGIGPPNNGSAMAELFNDPERGPEVIRRLSGVFVPQDYDPGEDTIVQEFRPGSRTVAALRDAGTRDDIAYRIILAANLTGTPAFFPAFDGRTWEIAPDGGWRTTYAGDGIVPHTDSLLPGAGVDVLPADPGNLARHPEHYCHIGLPRNPEVVARVTEYLSGPLTPSAGPAVRTQPRR; this is encoded by the coding sequence ATGGATGAACCGCTGCTTGCCGGGAGGAGGCGTGATACCATCCGGATGAACCACAGGTGCCCGGCCGTCCTGGTCCACGGGTGGCGGAGCCATCCCGGCATCTGGAACCGTCTCACTCCCGGGCTCACGGAGGCCGCGGTCCCCTTCTGGAGGTTCGACCACACCGCGATGCAGAGCGCCGGGACGGAGACGATCGCCCTCGCTCTCCGGGACTACATCCACGAAAAGCGGGAGGAGACCGGGTACGACGGCCCGGTCGACATCGTCTGCCACTCGATGGGGACGTGCATCGCCCGGTACCTCCTCGAAGTCCTCGACGGCGACGACCGGGAGGAGCAGGTCCGGCTCCTGGTCGGGATCGGCCCGCCGAACAACGGCTCGGCCATGGCCGAACTCTTCAACGACCCCGAACGGGGTCCCGAGGTTATCCGGCGACTTAGCGGGGTCTTCGTGCCGCAGGACTACGACCCCGGCGAGGATACCATTGTCCAGGAGTTCCGGCCCGGGAGCAGAACCGTCGCGGCGCTCCGGGACGCCGGAACCCGCGACGATATCGCGTACCGGATCATACTCGCCGCGAACCTCACCGGGACCCCGGCATTCTTCCCGGCCTTCGACGGCAGGACCTGGGAGATCGCCCCGGACGGGGGGTGGCGGACGACCTACGCCGGCGACGGCATCGTCCCCCACACCGACTCGCTCCTTCCGGGGGCGGGCGTCGACGTGCTTCCGGCAGACCCCGGGAACCTGGCCCGGCACCCGGAGCACTACTGCCACATCGGGTTGCCGAGAAACCCCGAGGTCGTCGCCCGCGTCACGGAGTACCTCTCGGGCCCCCTCACTCCCTCCGCAGGGCCTGCCGTGCGGACTCAGCCCAGGCGTTGA
- a CDS encoding dihydrofolate reductase family protein, protein MYPEVIIHNSVSLDHAVRGFDVDLGLHYGALLALEAGAVLAGSATAKSGIELFMDITQPEEESDRHRPEVRPDDPRPVCVIVDSRGVLKNLLHFYRNMEHTKDVIVLVSETTPEDYLDYLREREYPFIRRGAERVDLRGALRELGERFGITRVVSDSGPDLNDVLVREGIADTISLIVHPVVAGEGEKKLFGRVGGRVALELRKAVPMEQGTVHLVYAVKK, encoded by the coding sequence ATGTATCCTGAAGTCATCATCCACAACAGCGTGAGCCTGGACCACGCGGTAAGGGGCTTTGACGTCGACCTCGGGCTGCACTACGGCGCACTTCTCGCCCTCGAGGCGGGGGCGGTCCTCGCGGGCTCGGCGACGGCGAAGTCCGGGATCGAGCTCTTCATGGACATTACCCAGCCGGAGGAGGAGTCCGACCGGCACCGGCCCGAGGTCCGGCCGGATGACCCCCGCCCCGTCTGCGTTATCGTCGACAGCAGGGGCGTGCTCAAGAACCTGCTCCACTTCTACCGGAACATGGAGCACACGAAAGACGTGATCGTCCTCGTCTCGGAGACGACGCCGGAGGACTACCTCGACTACCTCCGCGAGCGGGAGTACCCCTTCATCCGGCGCGGGGCGGAGCGGGTGGACCTCCGGGGCGCTCTCCGGGAACTCGGGGAGCGGTTCGGCATAACGCGGGTGGTCTCCGATTCCGGCCCCGACTTAAACGATGTTCTGGTCCGGGAGGGAATCGCGGACACGATCAGCCTGATCGTCCACCCGGTCGTCGCCGGCGAAGGGGAGAAGAAGCTCTTCGGCCGGGTCGGGGGGCGGGTGGCGCTGGAACTCCGGAAGGCCGTGCCGATGGAGCAGGGTACGGTTCACCTGGTGTATGCCGTGAAGAAGTAG
- a CDS encoding arylsulfatase, protein MSERWKGTVNLDIRDSVPDWEPYLQPQAPADAPNILMIVWDDVGYGAMDVFGGPIETPTMQRIADMGIRYSNFHTTALCSPTRSSLLTGRNATSNNMACITEASAGFPGLSARIPFENGFISEVLNDRGWNTYAIGKWHLTPGEETDMSSWKGRWPLGRGFERYYGFLGGETNQWYPDIVYDNHPMDQPYRPDEGYHFSRDIADRAIEFVRDSKMIAPEKPWFMYFCPGCAHAPHHVFKEWADRYRGRFDEGYEKIREQILKNQKKMGLLPENTGLSPINPHGEPATAGPDGQPWPALDFVPPWDSLNEDEKRLFVRMAEVFAGFVTYTDAQVGRILDYLEESGQLENTIIVVVSDNGSSAEGGPSGSFNENKFFNNVPDTVEANLPHIDELGGPGAYNHYCTGWAWAFDTPFPYWKRFAGYEGGIADMCLVAWPRGISARGEIRRQYVHAVDIVPTLYDLLGLEPPKVLKGYTQSPLEGESFRASFDDPDAPGRETQFYAMLGQRAIYHQGWLANTIHPPLSGWGNYAHDAWELYNLKEDRAQMQNLADEKNDMLELLKGLWFYYAGIYQGMPLDDRSALEIVSTPRPQPSRPRNRYVYYPGTAEVPESVAVNIRGRSYAIAAGAVIDGPEAQGVLFAHGGVGGGHSLYIADGRLHYVYNWLGDAIQKISSSSTVPAGRHVFTAEFARDGEDTETKSAIGTLALYIDMKKVGEGRIRTQPGFFALTGDGLCVGRDSGSPVSPDYSAPFAFMGGTIDRVVIDVSGEHYVDHEKEVAAWIMRD, encoded by the coding sequence ATGTCCGAGAGATGGAAGGGCACGGTCAATCTCGATATCCGGGATTCGGTGCCTGACTGGGAACCCTACCTGCAGCCGCAGGCACCGGCAGATGCCCCCAACATCCTGATGATCGTCTGGGACGACGTCGGCTACGGGGCCATGGACGTATTCGGCGGCCCTATCGAGACACCCACAATGCAGCGTATCGCCGATATGGGCATACGCTACAGCAACTTCCACACCACGGCGCTCTGTTCGCCCACCCGGTCGAGCCTGCTCACCGGGCGCAACGCAACCAGCAACAACATGGCCTGCATCACCGAGGCGTCCGCCGGTTTTCCGGGGCTTTCCGCCCGCATTCCGTTCGAGAACGGGTTCATCTCGGAGGTGCTCAACGATCGGGGCTGGAACACCTACGCCATCGGCAAGTGGCACCTGACGCCGGGCGAGGAGACCGATATGTCCTCGTGGAAGGGACGCTGGCCGCTCGGGCGGGGGTTCGAACGCTACTACGGATTTCTGGGCGGGGAGACCAACCAGTGGTACCCCGATATCGTCTACGACAACCACCCCATGGACCAGCCCTACCGCCCGGACGAGGGCTACCACTTCTCCAGGGATATCGCCGATCGGGCGATCGAGTTCGTCCGCGACTCGAAGATGATCGCCCCCGAAAAGCCCTGGTTCATGTACTTCTGCCCCGGCTGCGCCCATGCCCCGCACCATGTCTTCAAGGAGTGGGCCGATAGGTACAGGGGCCGGTTCGATGAAGGCTACGAGAAGATACGGGAGCAGATCCTCAAGAACCAGAAGAAGATGGGACTGCTGCCGGAGAATACCGGGCTCTCGCCCATCAACCCCCACGGTGAGCCGGCAACGGCCGGGCCGGACGGCCAGCCGTGGCCGGCTCTGGACTTCGTACCTCCCTGGGACTCGCTGAACGAAGATGAGAAGAGGCTCTTTGTCCGTATGGCCGAGGTGTTTGCCGGCTTTGTCACCTACACCGATGCCCAGGTTGGGCGGATCCTCGACTACCTCGAAGAGTCCGGGCAGCTCGAGAATACCATCATCGTCGTTGTATCCGATAACGGCTCCAGCGCCGAGGGCGGTCCCAGCGGCTCCTTCAACGAGAACAAGTTCTTCAACAACGTCCCCGACACGGTCGAGGCGAACCTGCCGCACATCGACGAGCTCGGCGGCCCCGGCGCATACAATCATTACTGCACCGGCTGGGCGTGGGCGTTCGATACCCCGTTCCCCTACTGGAAGCGGTTTGCCGGATACGAGGGCGGGATTGCGGACATGTGCCTGGTTGCGTGGCCCCGCGGCATCAGCGCCCGCGGAGAGATACGCCGCCAGTACGTCCACGCCGTGGACATCGTCCCGACGCTCTACGACCTGCTGGGGCTTGAGCCGCCGAAGGTGCTGAAGGGCTATACCCAGAGCCCGCTCGAGGGGGAGAGCTTCAGGGCCAGTTTTGATGATCCCGATGCGCCGGGACGGGAGACGCAGTTCTACGCGATGCTCGGCCAGCGGGCGATCTACCACCAGGGCTGGCTGGCAAACACCATCCACCCGCCCCTCTCGGGCTGGGGCAACTACGCACACGACGCCTGGGAGCTCTACAACCTGAAGGAGGACCGGGCCCAGATGCAGAACCTTGCCGACGAGAAGAACGACATGCTTGAGCTCCTCAAGGGGCTCTGGTTCTACTATGCGGGCATTTACCAGGGTATGCCCCTCGATGACCGCAGCGCACTGGAGATTGTCTCGACACCACGTCCCCAGCCATCCAGACCCAGGAACCGCTACGTCTACTACCCGGGGACCGCCGAGGTTCCCGAGTCGGTGGCAGTCAATATCCGGGGGAGATCGTATGCAATCGCGGCCGGCGCCGTCATCGATGGGCCGGAGGCGCAGGGGGTGCTGTTTGCCCACGGAGGTGTCGGCGGGGGGCACAGCCTCTACATTGCAGACGGGCGGCTTCACTACGTCTATAACTGGCTCGGGGACGCGATCCAGAAGATCTCCTCAAGCAGCACCGTGCCCGCCGGCCGTCACGTCTTCACCGCGGAGTTTGCCCGGGACGGAGAGGATACGGAGACGAAGAGCGCCATTGGCACCCTCGCCCTCTACATAGACATGAAGAAGGTGGGCGAGGGACGGATCAGGACCCAGCCCGGATTCTTCGCCCTCACCGGCGACGGTCTCTGCGTCGGCCGGGATAGCGGGTCGCCGGTATCGCCGGACTACTCCGCACCCTTCGCCTTTATGGGTGGGACCATCGACCGGGTGGTGATCGATGTCAGCGGCGAACATTATGTCGACCACGAGAAGGAGGTGGCCGCCTGGATCATGCGGGACTAA
- a CDS encoding sensor histidine kinase, with protein MNEEFKSASMLLALGKVAAITLLLMSAFQFVKTLFYPNITIIETHISTVAFTTLLAVFAAFFVFRNQQKLLKAMTAEVYERRRAEEALRNRTDELARVHRQLEASHREANLYLDILTHDIGNTENVSNLYAELLIGTLDGEPAGYAKKLKRSIAKSIEILGIVSKIRRIHAGLPLLRPTDLDEAIRAEITNFPEALIRYEGAPRQILADDLLSEIFGNLIGNAVKYGGPGVEIAVRVGERDGEVLVSVEDTGPGIPDADKQAVFHRYEQQKRGVGEGLGLYLVRILVERYGGRIWVEDRVPGRPEEGAAFRFTLRETTGGG; from the coding sequence TTGAACGAAGAATTCAAATCGGCCAGCATGCTCCTTGCGCTCGGAAAGGTCGCCGCAATCACGCTCCTGCTGATGAGCGCGTTCCAGTTCGTCAAGACACTCTTTTACCCGAATATCACGATCATAGAGACGCACATCAGCACCGTCGCCTTCACCACCCTGCTCGCCGTGTTCGCCGCGTTCTTCGTTTTTCGCAACCAGCAGAAACTTCTCAAGGCGATGACGGCCGAAGTGTATGAACGGAGAAGAGCGGAAGAGGCACTCCGGAACCGCACCGACGAGCTCGCCCGGGTGCATCGGCAACTGGAGGCTTCGCACCGGGAGGCAAACCTGTACCTGGATATCCTGACCCACGATATCGGGAACACCGAGAACGTCTCGAACCTCTACGCCGAACTGCTCATCGGGACGCTGGACGGAGAGCCGGCCGGATACGCGAAGAAACTGAAGCGCAGCATAGCAAAGAGCATCGAGATCCTCGGCATCGTCTCGAAGATCCGGCGAATTCACGCAGGATTGCCCCTCCTCCGGCCGACCGATCTCGATGAGGCCATCAGGGCGGAGATCACCAACTTCCCGGAGGCCCTTATCCGCTACGAGGGTGCTCCCCGGCAGATCCTTGCCGACGACCTCCTCAGCGAGATCTTCGGAAACCTCATCGGCAACGCCGTCAAGTACGGCGGCCCGGGGGTCGAGATCGCCGTCCGGGTCGGGGAGCGGGACGGCGAGGTGCTGGTGTCCGTCGAGGACACCGGACCCGGCATCCCGGATGCGGACAAGCAGGCGGTCTTCCATCGCTACGAGCAGCAAAAACGCGGTGTTGGAGAAGGGCTCGGACTGTATCTCGTCCGGATCCTCGTCGAACGCTACGGGGGACGGATCTGGGTCGAGGACCGGGTACCGGGCCGGCCGGAGGAGGGGGCGGCGTTCCGGTTCACGCTCCGGGAGACCACGGGCGGGGGATAG
- a CDS encoding DEAD/DEAH box helicase, which produces MELFPGIYEQVISEYLASKLSDPEREGRVLKDPLARFDPQNVLARHIAKILRNALLSADERRIPLAEQVRICNRLIGHLAAELQDKALERCAITPDAEVLLALAERNPSANPSALRIVAPTRPETSIAQSSLFTGSPGEPGLVDELRKEIRSADRVDLLISFIKWSGLRLILDDLKEFVQRGKLRVITTSYTGATDIKAVEALAALRNTAVRISYDTDRTRLHAKTYTFHRDNGFSTSYIGSSNLSNPAITSGLEWNVKVTEQDSYDIVQRIEKTFETYWKDPEFVEYTPESRERLRRALSKERRSEIDLRPVFDIKPYYYQKEILERLKAERELHNNYKNLIVAATGTGKTVISAFDYKGLIQRAGEYPRLLFVAHREEILKQSIQVFRGVLKDQNFGDLLVGGTEPAQIEHLFTSIQSLNSKNLPKITPPDYYDMIIVDEFHHAAAPSYQRLLTYYTPKVLLGLTATPERMDNLDILEYFNEKISAEIRLPEAINRKLLAPFHYFGVTDVVDLDTVPWKRGTYDPAELSRLYTGNQQRADLIIRAVQDYTTDLHDIIGLGFCVSIEHAEYMAAAFQEAGIPAACLHSGSSREERFTIQKRLVAREIHFIFAVDLYNEGVDIPEVNTILFLRPTESLTVFIQQFGRGLRLSDGKECLTVLDFVGHHNKNFPFGERISALLSPGGRTLVEQVSRDSYSLPKGCYIHFEEKARERVLANIRANITNRATLIRKIRSFEDETGEPLSFKKFLQRYSLQPLDVYRRGTFCSLAAEAGVYPEAYTDERLFPRTAAIRLATLNSPEAIRFIRAVLSDPCHYSPAPLSNREKNMLAIFYYSLNDVSFRDENMGIEEIFSDLFAYDGIRREICDLLEYNGAHIEFLPKPVDLGFENALELHSTYTRAQAFAALGHYTLTRKPAGGSREGVVYLEDKKADVFLVTLNKTEEHYSPTTMYEDYAVNENLFHWQSQSTTSASSPTGQRYIKHEQQESKVLLFVREYNRVDGVTQPYLFLGTARYLSHEGSRPMSITWELDHPMPPGFFLKANKMVVG; this is translated from the coding sequence ATGGAACTGTTCCCGGGGATCTACGAGCAGGTTATCAGCGAATATCTCGCATCAAAACTCTCCGACCCCGAAAGGGAAGGGAGGGTTCTTAAAGATCCCCTTGCACGCTTCGACCCCCAGAACGTCCTCGCACGACACATCGCAAAAATTCTCAGGAATGCTCTTCTGTCCGCCGATGAGCGGCGTATCCCGCTGGCAGAGCAGGTCCGGATATGCAACCGTCTCATCGGCCACCTCGCCGCCGAACTGCAGGATAAAGCCCTTGAACGGTGTGCGATCACGCCCGACGCGGAGGTCCTGCTCGCCCTTGCGGAGCGCAACCCCTCTGCGAACCCCTCTGCGCTCAGAATCGTTGCACCCACCCGTCCCGAGACCTCTATCGCGCAGAGCAGCCTCTTCACCGGGTCTCCCGGAGAGCCCGGGCTCGTGGATGAACTCAGGAAGGAGATTCGATCCGCCGATCGTGTCGATCTCCTCATCTCGTTCATCAAGTGGAGCGGGCTTCGCCTGATTCTCGACGATTTAAAAGAATTTGTCCAGCGTGGAAAGTTGCGCGTGATCACGACCTCGTACACCGGGGCAACCGATATCAAGGCGGTCGAGGCTCTTGCAGCCCTCCGGAACACCGCCGTCCGGATATCCTACGATACCGACAGAACCCGGCTTCACGCGAAGACCTACACTTTCCACAGGGACAACGGCTTCTCCACCTCCTATATCGGGTCATCTAACCTCTCGAACCCCGCAATAACGAGCGGCCTTGAGTGGAATGTCAAGGTCACCGAGCAGGACTCGTATGATATCGTACAGAGGATCGAGAAGACGTTTGAGACCTACTGGAAAGACCCGGAGTTCGTCGAATACACGCCGGAGAGCCGGGAGCGGTTGCGTCGTGCCCTCTCAAAGGAGAGACGGAGCGAGATAGACCTCCGCCCGGTCTTCGATATCAAACCCTACTACTACCAGAAAGAGATCCTCGAACGGCTGAAGGCGGAGCGGGAACTGCACAACAACTACAAGAACCTCATAGTCGCCGCCACCGGGACGGGGAAGACGGTCATATCTGCGTTTGATTACAAAGGCCTCATCCAGAGGGCGGGGGAGTATCCCCGTCTGCTCTTCGTTGCTCACCGTGAGGAAATCCTGAAACAGAGCATCCAGGTCTTTCGGGGGGTTCTCAAAGACCAGAATTTTGGGGATCTTCTGGTCGGGGGGACCGAGCCTGCGCAGATCGAGCACCTGTTCACCTCAATCCAGAGTCTGAACAGCAAAAACCTCCCGAAGATCACGCCTCCGGACTATTACGACATGATCATCGTCGACGAGTTTCATCATGCCGCTGCGCCCTCATACCAGAGACTGCTCACCTACTACACCCCGAAGGTCCTCCTCGGACTCACCGCAACACCGGAACGCATGGACAATCTTGACATCCTCGAGTATTTCAACGAAAAGATCTCTGCTGAGATCCGACTTCCTGAGGCAATCAACCGGAAGTTGCTCGCCCCATTCCATTACTTCGGTGTCACCGATGTTGTCGACCTCGATACCGTGCCCTGGAAGCGGGGAACCTATGATCCCGCCGAGCTCTCCAGGCTCTACACCGGGAACCAGCAGCGGGCGGACCTGATCATCAGGGCTGTGCAGGACTACACGACCGATCTCCACGACATCATCGGGCTCGGGTTCTGCGTCTCCATTGAGCACGCTGAATACATGGCTGCAGCGTTCCAGGAGGCGGGTATCCCTGCGGCCTGCCTTCATAGTGGGAGTTCACGGGAAGAACGTTTCACCATCCAGAAGCGGCTGGTCGCTCGGGAGATCCACTTCATCTTCGCTGTCGATCTCTACAACGAAGGCGTTGATATTCCCGAGGTGAACACCATCCTCTTCCTGCGTCCCACCGAGAGCCTCACGGTCTTTATCCAGCAATTTGGGCGGGGGCTCCGTCTCTCGGACGGGAAAGAATGCCTGACGGTCCTTGATTTTGTTGGCCATCACAATAAAAACTTCCCGTTCGGTGAGAGGATTTCAGCACTTCTCTCTCCTGGCGGGAGAACCCTGGTAGAACAGGTCTCTCGTGACTCCTATTCGCTTCCGAAGGGCTGTTATATCCACTTCGAGGAGAAGGCCCGGGAGAGGGTTCTTGCAAACATCAGGGCAAACATAACAAATAGAGCCACGCTCATCCGCAAGATTCGTTCGTTTGAAGATGAGACCGGCGAACCCCTCAGTTTCAAGAAATTCCTTCAGCGTTACAGCCTGCAGCCTCTCGATGTTTACCGGAGGGGTACATTCTGTTCGTTGGCCGCAGAGGCGGGCGTATACCCGGAGGCCTACACCGATGAACGCCTCTTTCCCAGGACCGCCGCAATCAGACTGGCGACACTGAATTCGCCGGAAGCAATCCGCTTCATCAGGGCCGTGCTCTCCGACCCCTGCCATTACTCACCGGCGCCCCTCTCGAACCGAGAGAAGAACATGCTGGCAATCTTCTACTACTCGCTCAACGATGTATCTTTTCGTGACGAGAATATGGGTATTGAAGAGATTTTCTCCGATCTCTTCGCATATGATGGAATCCGGCGCGAGATCTGCGACCTCTTGGAGTATAACGGGGCACATATCGAGTTCCTCCCAAAACCTGTCGACCTTGGTTTCGAGAACGCCCTCGAACTGCACTCTACGTACACCCGGGCCCAGGCTTTTGCAGCGCTCGGCCACTATACCCTGACCCGGAAGCCGGCAGGGGGCAGTCGGGAGGGGGTTGTGTACCTGGAGGATAAGAAGGCCGATGTGTTCCTGGTCACCCTGAATAAGACCGAGGAGCACTACTCGCCCACAACGATGTACGAAGACTACGCGGTCAACGAGAACCTCTTCCACTGGCAGTCCCAGAGCACCACTTCGGCATCTTCACCGACCGGCCAGCGCTACATCAAGCACGAACAGCAGGAGAGCAAGGTCCTCCTCTTCGTCCGCGAGTACAACAGGGTCGACGGCGTCACGCAACCGTATCTCTTCCTCGGGACCGCCCGGTACCTCTCCCATGAAGGGAGCAGGCCGATGAGCATCACCTGGGAGCTCGATCACCCGATGCCGCCGGGCTTCTTCCTGAAAGCGAATAAGATGGTGGTAGGATAA
- a CDS encoding anaerobic sulfatase maturase — MRRYDGEVPLAFHVMAKPTGARCNLDCAYCFFLKKEQLYPDSNFRMTDEVMEEYIRQTLEGHRVPEVTIAWQGGEPTLMGLEFFRRSVKVQKKYARPQTRIENTFQTNGILLDDEWCRFFHDNNFLIGLSMDGPGGLHDVYRRDRQGRGTFDRVLKAARLLQKHHVEFNILCTVNRTNADHPLEVYRFFRDELGAPYIQFIPIVERANETGFQEGNTVTDRSVRPDQWGRFLVAIFDEWIRRDVGRMFVLNFDGALAGWLGRAGTVCIFGPTCGIGVALEHNGDLYSCDHFVEPDHFLGNILTTPLIDLVNSEKQQVFGMAKRDTLPRYCRECDFLAICNGECPKNRFIETPGGESGLNYLCEGYRKFFSHADRPMRMMADLLRQGRSADEVMPMLAAEEKRTGKMPAKVGRNEPCPCGSGLKYKKCCGGRGR, encoded by the coding sequence ATGCGCAGGTATGATGGCGAGGTACCCCTCGCCTTCCATGTCATGGCAAAACCGACCGGCGCACGGTGCAATCTTGACTGTGCCTACTGTTTCTTCTTAAAGAAAGAGCAGCTGTACCCGGACAGCAACTTCCGGATGACCGATGAGGTGATGGAGGAGTATATCCGCCAGACCCTCGAGGGGCATCGCGTGCCCGAGGTGACGATTGCCTGGCAGGGAGGGGAACCGACCCTGATGGGGCTGGAGTTCTTCCGGCGCTCCGTGAAGGTGCAGAAGAAGTATGCAAGGCCCCAAACCCGTATCGAGAACACGTTTCAGACAAACGGCATCCTTCTCGATGACGAATGGTGCCGGTTCTTCCACGACAACAATTTTCTGATCGGCCTCTCCATGGACGGCCCCGGGGGACTCCATGACGTCTACAGGAGAGACAGGCAGGGCCGCGGCACGTTCGACCGCGTTCTCAAAGCCGCCCGCCTCCTCCAGAAGCATCATGTTGAATTCAACATCCTCTGCACGGTCAACAGGACGAACGCCGACCATCCGCTGGAGGTGTACCGGTTCTTCCGCGATGAGCTCGGTGCGCCGTATATCCAGTTCATTCCCATCGTGGAACGGGCGAACGAGACCGGGTTCCAGGAAGGGAATACGGTGACCGACCGATCCGTCCGGCCGGACCAGTGGGGACGGTTCCTGGTCGCGATCTTCGATGAGTGGATCAGGAGGGACGTCGGCCGGATGTTTGTCCTGAACTTCGACGGGGCGCTCGCGGGCTGGCTGGGTAGAGCGGGGACGGTCTGCATCTTCGGGCCCACCTGCGGCATAGGGGTGGCGCTCGAACACAACGGAGACCTCTATTCCTGCGATCACTTCGTCGAACCGGACCACTTCCTCGGCAACATCCTCACGACGCCGCTGATTGATCTCGTAAACTCCGAAAAACAGCAGGTGTTCGGGATGGCCAAGCGCGATACGCTTCCCCGGTACTGCCGGGAATGCGACTTCCTCGCCATCTGCAATGGGGAGTGCCCAAAGAACCGGTTCATTGAAACGCCGGGCGGGGAATCGGGTTTGAACTACCTCTGCGAAGGCTATCGGAAGTTCTTCTCCCATGCCGACCGCCCGATGCGGATGATGGCCGACCTGCTCCGGCAGGGGCGGTCTGCAGATGAGGTGATGCCGATGCTTGCTGCAGAAGAGAAGAGAACCGGGAAAATGCCGGCAAAAGTCGGCCGGAACGAACCCTGCCCCTGCGGGAGCGGGCTGAAGTACAAAAAGTGCTGCGGGGGCAGGGGCCGTTAA